CGGATGCGGCGGGAAATGGGGCGGATGTAGCTTTATCGTTGAACGTGGTGGCTTGGAATAGTGCGATTGCGGGGAGTGGGGTGGTGGGTGGAGTGTTGCTGGATAGGTGGGGCGTCGCCTCTTTTCCGTGGGCAATGGTGGTGTTGGTGGGGGTAGGGTTTGCGATTGTCTGGGGAGCTCGGGGCCACGGCTTCAAATCGGGCTCACGTGCGGCTGGCAGGCCTGCGGTGGCGGGGCACTGAACCACAGAAAGCCAAAAAATAGTTCTGGATGGGGGGCTCGGGCTATCCAGTTGATGCGTACCAAGGCGTTCACAGTGGCGCTTACAAAAAACGTTGCTCATGATCAGGATCAGGCAAAAGGCACGTGTCGTATTTTCCGAAGAGCCAATAGCGATTCAACGGTTGACTCTACAACCAAAGCGGTCAGCCAAGCTGTCAGGGTGTTCGCCCGAGAGGCTTGGCATTCCGGTTATCAGATATGGTCACGTGACTATGGGTCAGTCGACCCGTGTTAGCGTGACGTCATACGGCTTCCCCTGTTTACTGAGCGGTCGCTTGCGCTGCTTCAATGATCAGCGCTGCAACTTTCTCCGGGTTGGACGTCATCACCACATGGGAGGCTCCCTGGACGGTGACAGTTTTTTTCGAGCCGGCTCGCTCGGCCATGAACTTCAGCGCGGCCTCGGGAATGTTCTTGTCCGCCGAACCGTAGATGAACCAGGACGGTAGTTTCTTCCAGGCCGGGTCGCCAGACGCCTCGGTCAATGCAAACTCGCTGATCGGACGTTGGGTTGCGGCCATCAGCGCGGACTCGGCAGCAGGAACGTCAGCGGCAAACTGCTGACCGAATTTGTCCTGCAGGATGTAGAGATCCTTATTGCCATCGTCCAGCAGCACCGGAGCTGCCAAGGTCGGGCCAAGGGTGCCGCCAGGGTAGCGACCGGACAGCTCGATGGCTGTTTCGCCTTTGTCCGGTGCGAAGGCTGCGACGTAAACAAGCGCCTTGATCCTGGCGTTGTCGTGGCCTGCGTTGGATATCACGGCCCCGCCGTAGGAGTGACCCACGAG
This genomic stretch from Pseudomonas wuhanensis harbors:
- a CDS encoding alpha/beta fold hydrolase, whose protein sequence is MRNFKSFLTTTITTALALASLNSLAAAQATTAKPTVVLVHGAFAESSSWNGVAAQLLSQGYPVIAAANPLRGVKNDADYVADIVEQTAGPVILVGHSYGGAVISNAGHDNARIKALVYVAAFAPDKGETAIELSGRYPGGTLGPTLAAPVLLDDGNKDLYILQDKFGQQFAADVPAAESALMAATQRPISEFALTEASGDPAWKKLPSWFIYGSADKNIPEAALKFMAERAGSKKTVTVQGASHVVMTSNPEKVAALIIEAAQATAQ